From a region of the Pseudoxanthomonas sp. X-1 genome:
- a CDS encoding carboxymuconolactone decarboxylase family protein has protein sequence MPRITLPDPAHMEADQRAVHDRIVNGKRGRIQGPLRAALHNAELAARWSALGELLRYDTSLTPRQSELAILVTGRACNSPFEWYAHRLEGEKAGLSAEILDALLAQEIPAGLDETEHATVCFARELNAANSVSDATYARTLALLGEKAVVELTALVGYYTMVAMTLNAHEIPLPEGVAPAFDLPQRNGL, from the coding sequence ATGCCCCGCATCACCCTGCCCGATCCCGCCCACATGGAGGCCGACCAGCGCGCGGTGCACGACCGCATCGTCAACGGCAAGCGCGGCAGGATCCAGGGCCCGCTGCGCGCCGCACTGCATAACGCGGAGCTGGCGGCGCGCTGGTCGGCCCTGGGCGAACTGCTGCGTTACGACACGTCCCTGACGCCGCGCCAGAGCGAGCTGGCCATCCTGGTCACCGGCCGGGCCTGCAACTCGCCGTTCGAGTGGTACGCGCATCGCCTGGAGGGCGAGAAGGCCGGCCTGTCGGCGGAGATCCTCGATGCGCTGCTGGCGCAGGAGATCCCCGCGGGACTGGACGAGACCGAGCACGCCACCGTCTGCTTCGCCCGCGAGCTCAACGCTGCCAACTCGGTCAGCGACGCGACCTACGCGCGGACGCTGGCCCTGCTGGGCGAGAAGGCCGTGGTCGAGCTCACCGCGCTGGTGGGCTATTACACGATGGTGGCGATGACGCTGAACGCCCACGAGATCCCCCTGCCGGAGGGCGTCGCGCCGGCCTTCGACCTGCCGCAGCGCAACGGCCTGTGA
- a CDS encoding alpha/beta hydrolase has product MKRSWVRVLFCLALPATVGAAEAADARAHRQLTCGDASIDVVVDGRGPTIVLLPSLGRDSLDYDPIAEGLAAKGYQVLRPQPRGLGASRGPMEGITLADLADDVACTIDQAGKAPAIVVGHAYGNWVARMLAARHPQSVRGVVVAAAAAKTYPKSLSASIIRIADPKTSREDRLRELQATFFAPGNDASVWLDGWHPEVRTSQRNASDATPKALWWSAGGKVPLLDLQAESDPFMPADRRQELREELGPRVSVVTIPGASHALLPEQPQQVVEAIAHWSASLR; this is encoded by the coding sequence ATGAAGCGCTCGTGGGTGCGTGTTCTGTTCTGCCTGGCCTTGCCGGCCACCGTGGGCGCCGCCGAGGCGGCGGATGCGCGTGCGCATCGCCAGCTGACCTGCGGCGATGCCAGCATCGACGTGGTGGTGGACGGTCGGGGGCCGACCATCGTGCTGTTGCCGTCGCTGGGCCGCGATTCGCTGGACTACGACCCGATCGCCGAGGGCCTGGCCGCCAAGGGCTACCAGGTGCTGCGCCCACAGCCGCGCGGGCTCGGTGCCAGCCGCGGGCCGATGGAAGGCATCACCCTGGCGGACCTGGCCGACGATGTGGCCTGCACGATCGACCAGGCGGGCAAGGCGCCGGCGATCGTCGTCGGGCATGCCTACGGCAACTGGGTGGCGCGCATGCTCGCCGCGCGACATCCGCAGTCCGTGCGCGGTGTCGTGGTCGCGGCCGCGGCGGCCAAGACCTATCCCAAGTCGCTGTCGGCCAGCATCATCCGCATCGCCGATCCCAAGACCTCGCGCGAGGATCGGCTGCGGGAGCTGCAGGCGACCTTCTTCGCGCCGGGCAACGATGCCTCGGTCTGGCTGGACGGCTGGCACCCCGAGGTGCGCACCAGCCAGCGCAACGCCAGCGACGCCACGCCCAAGGCGCTGTGGTGGAGCGCGGGCGGCAAGGTGCCGCTGCTGGACCTGCAGGCCGAATCCGATCCCTTCATGCCGGCCGATCGCCGCCAGGAGCTGCGCGAGGAACTGGGCCCGCGCGTCAGCGTGGTCACCATCCCCGGCGCCAGCCACGCCCTGCTGCCCGAGCAGCCGCAGCAGGTGGTCGAGGCCATCGCCCACTGGTCGGCCAGCCTGCGTTGA
- a CDS encoding amidohydrolase family protein yields the protein MSGWDCHAHVFGPYARFPLADTSVHSPPQASVEQYLALLQALDLQHGVLIHPSAYGRDFSALFDALDRFPQLRGVAVARVQDGVDLRGLRERGVRALRFSHRSGGDFPGAATLEDLKRLAPALAAAGLHAELWSDTAALSGVIGTLRELPVPLVIDHASGFDLEAGVDAPAFRALLSLLEGGNTWIKLCMYRNLLRKPQPERGRAFQLALQQARADRMLWGSDWPHLRVEPAPETGALLETFRDWAGDAALARRILEDHPRALYA from the coding sequence GTGAGCGGCTGGGACTGCCATGCGCACGTCTTCGGACCGTATGCGCGTTTTCCGCTGGCCGACACCAGCGTGCATTCGCCGCCGCAGGCCAGCGTCGAGCAGTACCTGGCGCTGCTGCAGGCGCTGGACCTGCAGCATGGCGTGCTGATCCATCCCAGCGCCTACGGTCGGGACTTTTCCGCGCTGTTCGACGCACTGGACCGGTTTCCGCAGCTGCGCGGGGTGGCCGTGGCGCGTGTGCAGGATGGAGTGGACCTGCGCGGGCTGCGCGAGCGCGGCGTGCGGGCCTTGCGCTTCAGCCACCGCAGCGGCGGCGACTTCCCCGGCGCGGCCACGCTGGAGGATCTGAAGCGGCTGGCGCCGGCGCTGGCCGCGGCGGGCCTGCATGCCGAACTCTGGAGCGACACCGCGGCGCTGTCCGGCGTCATCGGCACGCTGCGCGAGCTGCCCGTGCCCCTGGTGATCGACCACGCGAGCGGCTTCGACCTGGAGGCCGGCGTCGACGCGCCGGCGTTCCGCGCGCTGCTGTCCTTGCTGGAAGGCGGCAACACCTGGATCAAGCTGTGCATGTACCGCAACCTGCTGCGCAAGCCGCAGCCCGAGCGCGGTCGTGCCTTCCAGCTGGCGCTGCAGCAGGCGCGCGCGGACCGCATGCTGTGGGGCAGCGACTGGCCGCATCTGCGCGTGGAACCGGCGCCGGAGACCGGCGCGCTGCTCGAGACCTTCCGCGACTGGGCGGGCGATGCCGCCCTGGCGCGCAGGATCCTGGAAGACCATCCGCGCGCGCTGTATGCCTGA
- a CDS encoding CaiB/BaiF CoA-transferase family protein, with protein sequence MSSNARPLSGIKVLDLSRILAAPWAGQILADLGAEVIKVERPGAGDDTRAWGPPFLKDADGRNTGEAGYYLAVNAGKQSITIRIDTPEGQDIVRRLAAQADIVLENYKVGTLKRYGLDADSLRAINPRLIYCSVTGFGQDGPRAEQPAYDFLIQAMGGLMSVTGERDGKPGGGPQKVGIPIVDLMTGMYTAVSVLAALNRRHVTGLGDTIDIAMLDVQVASLANQAMNYLVSGRTPQRNGNAHPNIQPQDVFACADGDVILVVGNDGQFAKLCQVLGQPALAEGAFATNAGRVEGIQALSARLSEAFAGWRRADLLAALDAAGVPAGAINSVPEVLEDPQVVARQMVRRVPHPLGVEVPLVSSPMRFADAPLQPRVAPPLLGQHSDDVLQGLGYADNDIQALRAKGVI encoded by the coding sequence ATGAGTTCCAACGCACGCCCGCTGTCGGGCATCAAGGTCCTGGATCTGAGCCGCATCCTGGCCGCGCCCTGGGCCGGGCAGATCCTGGCCGACCTGGGCGCCGAGGTGATCAAGGTCGAGCGGCCCGGCGCGGGCGATGACACCCGCGCCTGGGGGCCGCCCTTCCTCAAGGACGCCGACGGCCGCAACACCGGCGAGGCCGGCTACTACCTGGCCGTCAACGCCGGCAAGCAGTCGATCACCATCCGCATCGACACGCCCGAGGGCCAGGACATCGTGCGCAGGCTGGCGGCGCAGGCCGACATCGTGCTGGAGAACTACAAGGTCGGCACGCTCAAGCGTTACGGCCTGGATGCCGACAGCCTGCGCGCCATCAACCCCAGGCTGATCTACTGCTCGGTCACCGGCTTCGGCCAGGACGGCCCGCGCGCCGAACAGCCGGCCTACGACTTCCTGATCCAGGCCATGGGCGGCCTGATGAGCGTCACAGGCGAGCGCGATGGCAAGCCCGGCGGCGGCCCGCAGAAGGTCGGCATCCCCATCGTCGACCTGATGACCGGCATGTATACCGCCGTGTCGGTGCTGGCCGCGCTCAACCGGCGCCATGTCACCGGCCTGGGCGACACCATCGACATCGCCATGCTGGATGTGCAGGTCGCCTCGCTGGCCAACCAGGCGATGAACTACCTGGTGTCCGGCCGCACGCCGCAGCGCAACGGCAATGCGCATCCCAACATCCAGCCGCAGGACGTGTTCGCCTGCGCCGATGGCGACGTCATCCTGGTGGTCGGCAACGACGGCCAGTTCGCCAAGCTGTGCCAGGTGCTGGGCCAGCCCGCGCTGGCCGAAGGCGCCTTCGCCACCAATGCCGGGCGCGTGGAAGGCATCCAGGCGCTGTCCGCGCGGCTCTCCGAGGCCTTCGCCGGGTGGCGGCGCGCCGACCTGCTGGCCGCGCTGGACGCGGCCGGCGTGCCGGCCGGCGCCATCAACTCGGTGCCCGAAGTGCTCGAAGACCCGCAGGTGGTGGCCAGACAGATGGTCCGCCGCGTCCCGCATCCGCTGGGCGTGGAGGTGCCGCTGGTGTCCAGCCCGATGCGCTTCGCCGATGCGCCGCTGCAGCCGCGCGTGGCGCCGCCGCTGCTGGGCCAGCACAGCGACGACGTGCTGCAGGGGCTGGGTTACGCCGACAATGACATCCAAGCCCTGCGGGCCAAGGGAGTGATCTGA
- a CDS encoding histidinol-phosphate transaminase: MSSHDAFDPSRRAWLARNAALAVAAPLASLVPGMAAGASRDAPAAADGLVRLDLNESSYGPSPQVAAAIQRALPLAPRYVTAEQGQALVKQIAALEGVAPEQVIVGEVLEPLGQHLAVAGKGGTFVYSVPGYGALVDAAAPFGGRAIEVPLDASLRNDLPRLLAAIQADTQALFVVNPHNPSGTVSPGKEFDAFVLATSAKALVIVDEAYLDYLPDAAERTAVRHLRAGRNVAVFRTLGKIHALAGLQIGYALVPPDLAAALRKRGVGSPHGLNQLSIAAASASLADPGHLAWVREQVAAERTRWLDHLRRLGLRYAEPAGNFVFFDTGRPQAEVVAALKARRILVARAFPPYDTWVRISIGTPAENRLAQAALSEILRRG, encoded by the coding sequence ATGTCCTCCCACGATGCCTTCGATCCATCCCGGCGTGCCTGGCTGGCGCGCAACGCCGCGCTGGCCGTCGCCGCGCCGCTGGCCTCGCTCGTGCCAGGCATGGCGGCCGGCGCCAGTCGTGACGCGCCCGCCGCTGCCGACGGGCTGGTGCGCCTGGATCTCAACGAAAGCAGTTACGGTCCCTCGCCGCAGGTGGCAGCGGCGATCCAGCGCGCCCTGCCGCTGGCGCCGCGCTATGTCACCGCCGAGCAGGGGCAGGCGCTGGTCAAGCAGATCGCCGCTCTCGAGGGTGTAGCGCCCGAGCAGGTCATCGTGGGCGAAGTGCTCGAGCCGCTGGGCCAGCACCTGGCCGTGGCGGGCAAGGGCGGTACCTTCGTGTATTCGGTGCCCGGGTACGGCGCGCTGGTCGATGCGGCCGCGCCGTTCGGGGGACGCGCCATCGAGGTGCCGCTGGATGCGTCGCTGCGCAACGACCTGCCCCGGCTGCTGGCCGCGATCCAGGCCGATACCCAGGCGCTGTTCGTGGTCAATCCGCACAACCCGTCCGGCACGGTGAGTCCGGGGAAGGAGTTCGACGCCTTCGTGCTGGCCACCTCGGCCAAGGCGCTGGTGATCGTCGACGAGGCGTATCTGGACTACCTGCCGGACGCGGCCGAGCGCACGGCGGTGCGGCACCTGCGCGCCGGGCGCAACGTCGCGGTGTTCCGCACCCTGGGCAAGATCCACGCGCTGGCCGGCCTGCAGATCGGCTACGCCCTGGTGCCCCCGGATCTGGCCGCCGCCCTGCGCAAGCGCGGCGTGGGCAGCCCGCACGGACTGAACCAGCTCTCGATCGCGGCGGCCTCGGCCTCCCTGGCCGATCCCGGTCACCTCGCGTGGGTGCGCGAACAGGTCGCCGCCGAGCGCACGCGGTGGCTCGACCACCTGCGCCGGCTGGGGCTGCGCTACGCCGAGCCCGCAGGGAATTTCGTCTTCTTCGACACGGGGCGACCGCAGGCCGAGGTCGTCGCGGCACTGAAGGCGCGCAGGATCCTGGTCGCGCGCGCCTTCCCGCCTTACGACACCTGGGTCCGGATCAGCATCGGCACGCCCGCGGAGAATCGCCTCGCGCAGGCCGCGCTGAGCGAGATCCTGCGGCGCGGATAG
- a CDS encoding porin, which yields MPVRNTSPRPRRHRIAVGACLMAMVGSGHAATFGNEDANIEFFGNLYPQYQWTSFGQHTAVGSRVSTLTTKSNTSTTLRSVTDKPDADRVNWSQSFFAVRGHYRFNEDWKVGFRLDEQVTEPYDNSEYFNRSRDAFVYVEHRVLGTFTGGRINSILSNWGDPVRMLGVSESNFVSTSALLGGAAFGTGSRAGTTTWVTRASQGYKWESARWNGFSLGTSYMPHRDGPDYGRPRRAYSYGIRWEQGPWYAALQYERHTNHLVISGVPTTTPAATSITNQGGGSQDRNLRLSAAYQTKRFKLGVDLSRVQYAEDPTAAYGKFKSYTVPTWKVSGEWQATPKLTLAANYIHAGAGHCVLSGAAQCSTYGLGAQAYNIGVQYSLFKYTSLVALAGRIDNGVSSSYGSPVRAPVGATVDNVALGLHVKY from the coding sequence ATGCCTGTCCGCAACACCTCGCCGCGTCCGCGCCGCCATCGCATCGCCGTCGGCGCCTGCCTGATGGCCATGGTCGGCAGTGGCCATGCCGCCACCTTCGGCAATGAAGACGCCAACATCGAGTTCTTCGGCAACCTGTATCCGCAGTACCAGTGGACCTCCTTCGGTCAGCACACCGCGGTCGGCAGCCGCGTCAGCACGCTGACCACCAAGTCCAACACCAGCACCACCCTGCGCAGCGTCACCGACAAGCCGGATGCGGACCGGGTCAACTGGTCGCAGTCGTTCTTCGCCGTGCGCGGCCATTACCGCTTCAACGAGGACTGGAAGGTCGGCTTCCGCCTGGACGAGCAGGTCACCGAGCCTTACGACAACAGCGAGTACTTCAACCGCAGCCGCGACGCCTTCGTGTACGTGGAGCACCGCGTGCTGGGCACCTTCACCGGCGGACGCATCAACAGCATCCTGTCCAACTGGGGCGACCCGGTGCGCATGCTCGGCGTGAGCGAGAGTAACTTCGTGTCGACCTCCGCGTTGCTGGGCGGCGCGGCCTTCGGCACCGGCAGCCGCGCTGGAACGACGACCTGGGTCACCCGCGCCAGCCAGGGCTACAAGTGGGAGAGCGCCAGGTGGAACGGCTTCTCCCTGGGCACCAGCTACATGCCGCACCGGGACGGTCCGGACTACGGCCGCCCCCGTCGCGCCTATTCCTACGGCATCCGCTGGGAGCAGGGGCCCTGGTACGCCGCGCTGCAGTACGAGCGGCACACCAACCACCTGGTGATCAGCGGCGTGCCGACCACCACGCCGGCGGCCACTTCGATCACCAACCAGGGCGGCGGCTCGCAGGACCGCAACCTGCGCCTCAGCGCCGCCTACCAGACCAAGCGCTTCAAGCTGGGCGTGGATCTCTCGCGCGTGCAGTACGCCGAAGACCCGACCGCGGCCTACGGCAAGTTCAAGTCCTACACCGTGCCGACCTGGAAGGTCAGCGGGGAATGGCAGGCCACGCCGAAGCTGACCCTGGCGGCGAACTACATCCATGCCGGCGCCGGCCACTGCGTGCTGTCGGGCGCGGCGCAGTGCAGCACGTACGGGCTGGGCGCGCAGGCCTACAACATCGGCGTGCAGTACAGCCTGTTCAAGTACACCTCGCTGGTCGCCCTGGCCGGGCGCATCGACAACGGCGTCTCGTCCAGCTACGGCTCGCCGGTGCGCGCGCCGGTGGGCGCCACGGTCGACAACGTGGCCCTGGGCCTGCACGTCAAGTACTGA
- a CDS encoding enoyl-CoA hydratase/isomerase family protein, with protein MDDLTQLRVEIHDHVAVLTLDAPPVNALTRTLNDELVLALDRIGERDEIRAVVLTGAGKVFCAGADLKGRAEVIKAPGDLGAHLRRTRECFHAIRECAKPVVAAINGAALGSGLAMVASSDILVASERASLGLPEIDVGLLGGCRHAMRLFGHSRLRHMALTGLRVDGAELYRLGLVEACVAPEALLPTALEIAHTIAAKSPVATRMSKHTLNTIEQMSLRDGYRYEQDMTAAIGRTEDAREAQAAFREKRAPVFVGR; from the coding sequence ATGGACGACCTGACCCAGCTGCGCGTGGAGATCCACGACCACGTGGCGGTACTGACGCTGGATGCGCCGCCGGTCAACGCGCTGACCCGCACGCTCAACGACGAGCTGGTACTGGCGCTGGACCGCATCGGCGAGCGGGATGAGATCCGCGCGGTGGTGCTCACCGGCGCCGGCAAGGTGTTCTGCGCCGGCGCCGACCTCAAGGGCCGCGCCGAGGTGATCAAGGCGCCCGGCGACCTGGGCGCGCACCTGCGCCGCACGCGGGAGTGCTTCCACGCCATCCGCGAGTGCGCCAAGCCGGTGGTGGCGGCCATCAACGGCGCCGCGCTCGGCTCGGGCCTGGCGATGGTCGCCTCCTCGGACATCCTGGTCGCCTCCGAGCGCGCCTCGCTGGGCCTGCCCGAGATCGACGTCGGCCTGCTCGGCGGCTGCCGGCATGCGATGCGGCTGTTCGGCCACTCGCGCCTGCGCCACATGGCGCTGACCGGCCTGCGCGTGGACGGCGCCGAGCTCTACCGGCTGGGCCTGGTCGAGGCCTGCGTGGCGCCCGAGGCGCTGCTGCCCACCGCGCTGGAGATCGCCCACACCATCGCCGCCAAGAGCCCGGTAGCCACGCGCATGAGCAAGCACACGCTCAACACGATCGAGCAGATGAGCCTGCGCGACGGCTACCGCTACGAGCAGGACATGACCGCCGCGATCGGCCGCACCGAGGACGCACGCGAGGCGCAGGCCGCCTTCCGCGAGAAGCGCGCGCCGGTGTTCGTCGGCCGCTGA
- a CDS encoding glutathione S-transferase: protein MKLHWSPKSPFVRKVMVVAHELGCVEALQLQRSVAAMLRPNPAIMADNPLSKIPTLVLDDGQVLFDSAVICEYLDARFHGALFPSGEDRWKALQQLAFGDGLLDVLILWRNERERALPLPSLIDAFALKTEASLARLEREIDALSGAAIDIGQIAIGCALGYLDYRFEAVAWRARAPKLAAWYATLAQRPSFIATEPADG from the coding sequence ATGAAACTGCACTGGTCGCCCAAGTCGCCTTTCGTGCGCAAGGTGATGGTGGTTGCCCATGAGCTGGGCTGCGTCGAGGCGCTGCAGCTGCAGCGCTCGGTGGCGGCGATGCTCAGGCCCAATCCGGCCATCATGGCGGACAACCCGCTGTCCAAGATCCCCACCCTGGTACTGGACGATGGCCAGGTGCTGTTCGATTCGGCCGTCATCTGCGAATACCTGGATGCGCGCTTCCACGGCGCGCTGTTCCCCTCCGGCGAGGACCGATGGAAGGCCCTGCAGCAGCTGGCCTTCGGCGACGGGCTGCTGGACGTGCTGATCCTGTGGCGCAACGAGCGCGAGCGCGCGCTGCCGCTGCCGTCGTTGATCGATGCCTTCGCGCTCAAGACCGAGGCCTCGCTCGCCCGCCTGGAGCGCGAGATCGATGCGCTGTCCGGTGCGGCGATCGACATCGGCCAGATCGCGATCGGCTGTGCGCTGGGCTATCTGGACTATCGCTTCGAAGCGGTCGCCTGGCGCGCGCGCGCGCCGAAGCTCGCCGCCTGGTACGCCACGCTGGCGCAGCGCCCGTCCTTCATCGCCACGGAGCCGGCCGATGGCTGA
- a CDS encoding enoyl-CoA hydratase-related protein: MAEFVSVATRARVAVVTLSRPARRNALNLQVKRELVDALEGALADAEVAAIVLTGAGGYFVAGTDIAEMADMRPIDHVLQRSGHLFEVVRGASKPIIAAVEGYALGGGCELALACDLIVAAEDARFGQPEIKVGIMPGAGGTQRLLRAAGRYKAALWALTGEMIPASEAYAANLVSRLVPSGQALDAAREIALQIARMPPLAVQAIREALRLGADTPLDTALSLERRLFERLFDTADQREGMRAFLEKRAAVFGGR, translated from the coding sequence ATGGCTGAGTTCGTCAGCGTGGCCACGCGGGCGCGCGTGGCGGTGGTCACCCTGTCGCGGCCGGCACGCCGCAACGCCCTCAACCTGCAGGTCAAGCGGGAACTGGTCGACGCGCTGGAGGGTGCGCTGGCCGACGCGGAGGTCGCGGCGATCGTGCTCACCGGTGCCGGCGGCTACTTCGTGGCCGGCACCGACATCGCCGAGATGGCCGACATGCGGCCGATCGATCATGTGCTGCAGCGCTCGGGACACCTGTTCGAGGTCGTACGCGGCGCTTCCAAGCCCATCATCGCCGCGGTCGAGGGCTATGCGCTCGGCGGCGGCTGCGAACTGGCACTGGCCTGCGACCTGATCGTCGCCGCCGAGGATGCCCGCTTCGGCCAGCCCGAGATCAAGGTCGGCATCATGCCCGGCGCGGGTGGCACCCAGCGCCTGCTGCGCGCCGCCGGCCGCTACAAGGCCGCGCTCTGGGCGCTGACCGGCGAGATGATCCCCGCCAGCGAGGCCTACGCCGCCAACCTGGTCTCCAGGCTCGTTCCCAGCGGCCAGGCGCTCGATGCCGCGCGTGAGATCGCCCTGCAGATCGCCAGGATGCCGCCGCTGGCCGTGCAGGCCATCCGCGAGGCCCTGCGGCTGGGCGCCGACACTCCTTTGGACACCGCCCTTTCCCTGGAGCGCCGCCTGTTCGAGCGCCTGTTCGACACGGCCGATCAGCGCGAAGGCATGCGCGCCTTCCTCGAAAAGCGCGCCGCGGTCTTCGGCGGGCGCTGA
- a CDS encoding LysR substrate-binding domain-containing protein, with translation MPTPKVTTLSLDLVTDLGRWRAFVAIGELGSVTRAALFLDTNQSVLSRQINALERDCGARLFNRTGRGVQLSELGERLFPQVKALLADAAQLERDIRGEALEPTGRVTIGMLPSISQAVTGRLFSTLRTRYPAVTLKILEGSGGQVEEWLADARVDIAVLYRYGTSLPEGEQSLAVVDSYLIGRRGDALTAAETVPFTRLDQLPLVVPSAPNGLRTALDALARSCHISLSPAIEADSLPLQKSLSAGDGVYTVLPIHAVWKELADGVLQAARLVDPPMQRIISMALSRSKGPARAVSAVAGEIDHAFRSLAAEGLWQRAFAPTPDA, from the coding sequence ATGCCCACACCCAAGGTCACCACGCTTTCGCTCGATCTGGTGACCGATCTGGGGCGCTGGCGCGCGTTCGTGGCGATCGGCGAGCTGGGCAGCGTCACGCGCGCGGCGCTGTTCCTGGACACCAACCAGTCGGTGCTTAGCCGCCAGATCAACGCACTGGAGCGCGATTGCGGCGCGCGCCTGTTCAACCGCACCGGGCGCGGCGTGCAGCTGTCCGAGCTGGGCGAACGCCTGTTCCCGCAGGTCAAGGCGCTGCTGGCCGACGCGGCGCAGCTCGAGCGCGACATCCGCGGCGAGGCGCTGGAGCCGACCGGCCGGGTCACGATCGGCATGCTGCCGTCGATCTCGCAGGCGGTGACCGGCCGCCTGTTCTCGACCCTGCGCACGCGTTATCCCGCGGTCACGCTCAAGATCCTGGAGGGCTCCGGCGGCCAGGTCGAGGAGTGGCTGGCCGATGCCCGGGTCGATATCGCCGTGCTGTACCGCTATGGCACCTCGCTGCCGGAAGGCGAGCAGTCCCTGGCCGTGGTCGACAGCTATCTGATCGGCCGGCGCGGCGATGCGCTGACCGCCGCCGAGACCGTGCCGTTCACCCGGCTCGACCAGCTGCCGCTGGTGGTGCCCAGCGCGCCCAACGGGTTGCGCACGGCGCTGGATGCGCTGGCGCGCAGCTGCCATATCAGCCTTTCCCCGGCGATCGAGGCCGATTCGCTGCCGCTGCAGAAATCGCTCTCCGCCGGCGACGGCGTCTACACCGTGCTGCCCATCCACGCGGTGTGGAAGGAGCTGGCCGACGGCGTGCTGCAGGCCGCGCGCCTGGTGGATCCGCCCATGCAGCGGATCATTTCCATGGCGCTGAGCCGCTCCAAGGGGCCGGCCCGCGCGGTCTCGGCCGTGGCCGGCGAGATCGACCACGCGTTCCGGTCGCTGGCGGCCGAAGGCCTGTGGCAGCGCGCCTTCGCCCCGACCCCCGACGCATAG
- a CDS encoding 3-hydroxyacyl-CoA dehydrogenase, translating into MAEANALALDRAVVVIGAGTMGAGIAEVAAFAGHRVYLCDTSEAALDRGRAQIRASLDRRVAKGKASAEDAASAFARVIAAGPSAPLQGVGLVIEAIVENLDVKVAALTEMARRVDDNAILSTNTSSLSVTALAARLPAPERVAGLHFFNPATILPLVEVVRGHATDPAVVETLVATARAWKKTPVVCQSTPGFIVNRVARPFYGEALRLLLEQQATPETVDAVMRECGGFRMGPCELMDLIGHDVNFAVTRSVWQAFFHDPRYQPSLVQQQLVDAGWLGRKSGRGFYDYRDDAPRPDVRDLQGPAPTRVRVEGALGPAQGLVALLEQAGLHVEKTEGAGLLRVDGVALALTDGRSAGARSQALGEPVVLFDLALDYAASKRIALSAAAGTPADVIARAAGLFTALGKQVSLLGDAAGLAVSRTVAMLVNEAADAVQQGIASEADIDAAMTGGVNYPIGPLAWGRRVGLDYIAAVLAHLSQGYGEDRYRVSPWLQARAREVSHG; encoded by the coding sequence ATGGCTGAGGCCAACGCGCTCGCGCTGGATCGCGCCGTGGTCGTCATCGGCGCCGGCACCATGGGCGCCGGCATCGCCGAGGTCGCCGCCTTCGCCGGCCATCGCGTCTACCTGTGCGACACCAGCGAGGCCGCGCTGGACCGGGGCCGTGCGCAGATCCGCGCCAGCCTCGACCGGCGCGTGGCCAAGGGCAAGGCCAGCGCCGAGGACGCCGCCTCCGCCTTCGCGCGGGTGATCGCCGCGGGCCCGAGCGCGCCGCTGCAGGGCGTCGGCCTGGTGATCGAGGCCATCGTCGAAAACCTCGACGTCAAGGTCGCCGCGCTGACCGAGATGGCTAGGCGCGTGGACGACAATGCCATCCTGTCCACCAACACCTCCTCGCTGTCGGTGACCGCGCTGGCCGCGCGCCTGCCCGCGCCGGAGCGCGTGGCCGGGCTGCATTTCTTCAATCCGGCGACCATCCTGCCGCTGGTCGAAGTGGTCCGCGGCCACGCCACGGACCCGGCCGTCGTCGAGACGCTGGTCGCCACCGCGCGCGCGTGGAAGAAGACGCCGGTGGTGTGCCAGTCCACGCCCGGCTTCATCGTCAACCGCGTGGCGCGCCCGTTCTACGGCGAGGCCCTGCGCCTGCTGCTGGAGCAGCAGGCCACGCCGGAGACCGTCGATGCGGTGATGCGCGAGTGCGGCGGCTTCCGCATGGGGCCGTGCGAGCTGATGGACCTGATCGGCCACGACGTCAACTTCGCCGTGACCCGCTCGGTGTGGCAGGCGTTCTTCCACGATCCGCGCTACCAGCCTTCGCTGGTGCAGCAGCAGCTGGTGGACGCCGGCTGGCTGGGGCGCAAGAGCGGGCGTGGCTTCTACGATTACCGCGACGATGCGCCGCGCCCCGATGTGCGCGACCTTCAGGGCCCCGCGCCGACACGGGTCCGCGTCGAAGGCGCGCTCGGCCCGGCGCAGGGCCTGGTGGCGCTGCTGGAACAGGCCGGCCTCCATGTCGAAAAGACCGAAGGCGCAGGCCTGCTGCGCGTGGACGGCGTCGCCCTGGCGCTGACCGATGGCCGCAGCGCCGGCGCACGCAGCCAGGCCCTGGGCGAGCCGGTGGTGTTGTTCGACCTGGCGCTCGACTATGCCGCCAGCAAGCGGATCGCATTGTCGGCCGCCGCGGGCACGCCCGCGGACGTCATCGCCCGGGCCGCAGGCCTGTTCACCGCGCTGGGCAAGCAGGTCTCGCTGCTGGGCGACGCCGCCGGCCTGGCGGTGTCGCGCACCGTGGCCATGCTGGTCAACGAAGCCGCCGACGCCGTGCAGCAGGGCATCGCCTCCGAAGCCGACATCGATGCGGCCATGACCGGCGGGGTGAACTATCCGATCGGGCCGCTGGCCTGGGGTCGCCGCGTGGGGCTGGACTACATCGCCGCCGTGCTGGCCCATCTGTCGCAGGGCTACGGCGAAGACCGCTACCGCGTCTCGCCCTGGCTGCAGGCGCGTGCGCGTGAGGTGTCGCATGGCTGA